The Oscillatoria salina IIICB1 genome includes a region encoding these proteins:
- a CDS encoding CobW family GTP-binding protein codes for MTRLNYTLSDALPSLPKSGMPITIITGFLGSGKTTLLNQILQNKDNLKIAVLVNEFGDINIDEQLLISEESDMVELDNGCICCTINDSLIDAVYRVLEREEKVDYLVIETTGLADPLPIILTFLSRELKFLTRLDAVITVVDAAAFDAEHFESDAALSQIRYGDMVILNKIDLAREEKITELKAFIEDIKPGFRILESEHGKVPLPLILDIGLTQADNYQAEISEFRRDKSAFNNHLDNDGFNFVSFQSDRPFKTEKFEYFLTEQLSNNIFRAKGILWFQESPARHIFQLSGPRYDLQADDWTSQPKNELVFIGRNLDESLIKEQLDECLAELAVNKFSLPNLPC; via the coding sequence ATGACTCGTTTAAACTATACTCTGTCCGATGCTCTGCCATCCTTACCGAAAAGCGGAATGCCAATCACAATTATTACTGGTTTCTTGGGTAGTGGCAAAACTACCTTACTCAATCAAATTTTACAAAATAAAGATAATCTAAAAATAGCGGTATTAGTCAATGAATTTGGTGATATTAACATAGATGAGCAACTACTAATCTCAGAGGAATCAGATATGGTAGAACTGGATAATGGTTGTATCTGTTGTACTATTAATGACAGTTTGATAGATGCGGTTTATCGAGTTTTAGAACGAGAAGAGAAAGTAGATTATTTAGTAATAGAAACCACAGGATTAGCCGATCCGTTGCCAATTATCCTGACTTTTCTTAGTAGAGAATTAAAGTTTTTAACTCGTCTTGACGCAGTAATTACAGTTGTGGATGCAGCAGCTTTTGATGCTGAACATTTTGAGAGTGATGCTGCCTTAAGCCAAATCAGGTATGGCGACATGGTTATTTTAAATAAAATTGACTTGGCAAGGGAAGAAAAAATTACCGAATTAAAGGCATTTATTGAAGATATTAAACCAGGATTTAGAATTTTAGAGAGCGAACATGGCAAAGTACCTTTACCGCTAATTTTGGATATTGGTTTAACCCAAGCAGATAATTATCAAGCTGAAATTTCTGAGTTTCGACGAGATAAATCTGCTTTCAATAATCATTTAGACAATGATGGTTTTAATTTCGTTTCTTTCCAAAGCGATCGCCCGTTTAAAACTGAGAAATTTGAATATTTTCTCACCGAACAATTATCAAACAATATCTTTCGTGCCAAGGGAATCTTATGGTTTCAAGAAAGTCCAGCCCGACATATTTTTCAACTGAGTGGACCTCGTTACGATTTACAAGCAGATGATTGGACGAGTCAACCGAAAAACGAACTTGTATTCATCGGGCGTAATTTAGACGAATCTTTAATTAAAGAACAGCTTGATGAGTGTTTGGCAGAGTTAGCAGTTAATAAATTTAGTTTACCCAATTTACCCTGCTAA